A portion of the Pseudomonas sp. GR 6-02 genome contains these proteins:
- the nhaR gene encoding transcriptional activator NhaR — translation MLNYRQLHYFWVVAKTGSIVRACEQLNLTPQTISGQISLLEQTYGIELFRRVGRQLELTEAGRQTLPYAEQMFQLGGELELMLRAQPNEQQILFRVGVADVVPKSIVYRLIAPTMELSEPLRITCREDKLERLLADLAIQRLDLVISDSPMPSHLDIKGYSQKLGECGISFFATAELTARYGQDFPRSLHGAPLLIPGPETVVRSRLQRWFAEQQIQPRIVGEFDDSALMQAFGQSGSGIFIGPSVIADEVKRQCGVELIGQTDAVRESFYAISVERKVKHPGIVAITEGARRELFTEM, via the coding sequence ATGCTGAATTATCGACAGCTGCATTATTTCTGGGTGGTGGCCAAGACCGGCAGCATCGTGCGCGCCTGCGAGCAGTTGAACCTGACACCACAGACCATCAGCGGGCAGATTTCCCTGCTCGAACAAACCTATGGCATTGAATTGTTTCGCCGGGTCGGGCGGCAGCTGGAACTCACCGAAGCCGGGCGTCAGACCCTGCCCTACGCCGAGCAGATGTTTCAACTCGGGGGCGAGCTGGAGCTGATGCTGCGGGCGCAGCCCAATGAGCAACAGATTCTGTTTCGGGTGGGCGTCGCCGATGTGGTGCCCAAATCCATCGTCTATCGACTGATCGCGCCGACCATGGAGTTGAGCGAGCCGCTACGCATCACCTGCCGCGAAGACAAACTGGAACGATTGCTCGCCGACCTGGCGATTCAACGCCTCGACCTGGTGATTTCCGACAGCCCGATGCCCTCGCATCTGGACATCAAGGGCTACAGCCAGAAGCTCGGCGAATGCGGTATCAGCTTCTTTGCCACCGCTGAATTGACGGCGCGATACGGCCAGGATTTCCCCCGCAGCCTGCACGGCGCCCCGTTGTTGATTCCCGGGCCGGAAACCGTGGTGCGCAGTCGCTTGCAACGCTGGTTTGCCGAACAGCAGATTCAGCCGCGAATCGTCGGCGAGTTCGACGACAGCGCTTTGATGCAGGCTTTCGGCCAATCCGGTAGCGGGATTTTCATCGGCCCGAGCGTGATTGCCGACGAGGTGAAACGCCAATGCGGCGTGGAGTTGATCGGCCAGACCGACGCGGTGCGCGAGTCGTTCTACGCCATTTCGGTGGAACGCAAGGTCAAGCACCCCGGCATTGTCGCCATTACCGAAGGTGCCCGACGCGAGCTGTTCACCGAGATGTGA
- a CDS encoding MFS transporter, which produces MLLPILLLSAAGFTVLTTEFIIVGLLPAIARDLDVSIPQAGLLVTLFAFTVAAFGPFLTAYFARFERRKLFISVLIMFGLANTLAAFAPNIWVMAIARLIPALGLPVFWALASETAVDIVGPDYAGRAIAKIGFGIVCATVFGIPVGTLISDAFGWRSAFGILAVIAFAKALLLFIYLPKTSLHQHQVSFRSQFKILRSPLMLGHVLLSILVFSGMFTAYTYLADILERLAGFNGTVVGWCLMGFGAVGLIGNSLGGRAVDRHPLIASMTFCAFMIAGMVTLVPNIHSPLGLAAAMGIWGVTQAALFLVSHVRLMKAAPEAPAFAASLNIAGANLGIGLGAMVGGRVIDSVGLGGLGFAAAGFILVSILLAMALMTFKPREVCA; this is translated from the coding sequence ATGCTGTTGCCCATTCTTCTGTTGTCCGCCGCCGGTTTCACGGTGCTGACCACGGAATTCATAATCGTCGGCCTGTTGCCGGCAATCGCCCGTGACCTGGACGTCAGCATCCCTCAAGCGGGTTTGCTGGTGACCCTGTTCGCGTTCACCGTGGCCGCGTTCGGGCCGTTCCTGACAGCGTATTTCGCAAGGTTTGAACGGCGCAAACTGTTCATCAGCGTGTTGATCATGTTCGGCCTGGCCAACACGCTGGCGGCGTTTGCGCCGAACATTTGGGTGATGGCCATTGCCCGGTTGATTCCGGCGCTGGGGTTGCCGGTGTTCTGGGCGTTGGCCAGTGAAACCGCGGTGGACATCGTCGGACCGGACTACGCCGGGCGGGCGATTGCCAAGATTGGTTTCGGCATCGTCTGCGCCACCGTATTCGGCATTCCGGTCGGCACGTTGATTTCCGATGCGTTCGGTTGGCGCAGTGCTTTCGGCATTCTGGCGGTGATTGCGTTTGCCAAGGCGCTGCTGCTGTTTATCTATTTGCCGAAAACCAGCCTGCACCAGCATCAGGTGAGTTTTCGTTCGCAATTCAAGATCTTGCGCAGCCCGCTGATGCTGGGTCATGTTCTGCTGTCGATCCTGGTGTTCAGCGGCATGTTCACCGCCTACACCTACCTGGCCGACATTCTTGAACGCCTCGCCGGTTTCAACGGCACCGTGGTCGGCTGGTGTCTGATGGGCTTCGGCGCGGTCGGGCTGATCGGCAACTCGCTGGGCGGTCGCGCGGTGGATCGTCACCCGCTGATCGCTTCTATGACGTTTTGCGCGTTCATGATTGCCGGCATGGTGACGCTGGTGCCGAACATTCACTCGCCGCTGGGGCTGGCGGCGGCGATGGGGATTTGGGGGGTGACCCAGGCGGCGTTGTTCCTGGTCAGTCATGTGCGGTTGATGAAGGCGGCGCCTGAAGCGCCGGCCTTCGCGGCGTCGTTGAACATTGCCGGGGCCAACCTCGGGATCGGCCTGGGCGCCATGGTTGGCGGCCGGGTGATCGACAGTGTGGGCCTGGGCGGACTGGGTTTCGCCGCAGCCGGTTTTATCCTGGTTTCGATTCTCCTGGCCATGGCGCTGATGACCTTCAAACCTCGCGAAGTCTGCGCCTGA